In the genome of Geotrypetes seraphini chromosome 16, aGeoSer1.1, whole genome shotgun sequence, one region contains:
- the CCNB1IP1 gene encoding E3 ubiquitin-protein ligase CCNB1IP1 gives MAACEDLLLCNYRKCRVKLSGYAWVTACSHVFCDQHGSGKFSRSPAVCPACNSALSGKLDIVRTELSPSEEYKAMVLAGQRPEVILDISSRGLAFWTYQVYQERLYQEYTYMKAETHLKQMEKVYTQQVQSKEMELTAMKGEVTSLKKVLEEYKKKYSEVSERLMERNRQYQKLQGLYDSLRLRSIAASNQESDENSCTVHHPRVFGFPLGNIAKFPADMTPRRSDEGNLHARLFCSPPAPAEPGDSFFNFSSPNRDMDQPHPVTRQAFKVLRM, from the exons ATGGCTGCCTGTGAAGACTTGCTACTCTGCAACTACCGCAAGTGCCGTGTGAAACTCTCAGGCTATGCCTGGGTCACGGCATGTTCCCATGTCTTCTGTGACCAGCATGGCAGTGGGAAATTCAGCCGCTCACCTGCTGTCTGTCCAGCCTGCAACAGTGCCCTGTCCGGCAAGCTGGACATTGTGCGCACCGAGCTCAGCCCTTCTGAGGAGTATAAGGCCATGGTGCTGGCGGGTCAGCGGCCAGAGGTCATCCTGGACATTAGCTCCAGGGGGCTGGCCTTCTGGACCTACCAG GTATACCAGGAGAGGTTGTACCAGGAGTACACCTACATGAAGGCGGAAACTCATCTGAAGCAGATGGAGAAGGTGTATACTCAGCAGGTACAGAGCAAGGAGATGGAGTTGACAGCTATGAAGGGGGAGGTCACCTCCTTGAAGAAAGTGCTAGAGGAATACAAGAAGAAATACAGTGAGGTATCTGAGAGACTCATGGAGAGGAACCGCCAGTACCAGAAGCTGCAGGGCCTCTATGACAGCCTGAGGCTGCGTAGCATTGCTGCCAGCAATCAGGAATCAGATGAAAACAGCTGTACAGTACATCACCCCCGAGTCTTTGGCTTCCCACTAG GAAACATAGCCAAATTCCCTGCGGACATGACACCCAGGAGGTCAGACGAAGGAAACCTTCACGCCAGGCTCTTCTGCTCCCCCCCTGCACCAGCTGAGCCTGGAGACAGTTTCTTCAATTTCTCCTCACCAAATCGTGACATGGATCAACCACATCCTGTAaccagacaggccttcaaagtgCTGCGAATGTGA